The following proteins come from a genomic window of Candidatus Saccharibacteria bacterium oral taxon 488:
- a CDS encoding tRNA-specific 2-thiouridylase, with protein MARVFVGMSGGVDSSVAAALLVEQGHDVTGVYMKNWSEDLPGMHCPWAEDVADAKRVAVGLGIDFQVFDFQKEYKQNVVNYMIREYQAGRTPNPDVMCNQEVKFKLFLEASLAAGAECIATGHYARVKHAVGGAALGNSGAVASRHGVHADSSLSPAELTAFRQSSAIQDESTFTPGFVKAPSLPNAARLLRAHDDNKDQTYFLYRVTSGALAKTMFPLGDFTKAEVREMAKERGLWTASKKESMGICFVGQVGIREFLSEYVETSPGDVIDQPTGAVVGRHDGAIFYTLGQRHGLNVGGGLPYYVVGKDMAKNEVYVSRSIDDGNLWRKELTLTDVHWINQSPKGDACQVRVRHRAPLINAEITRVNDNAGEKVTVILSEPQRAVTPGQSAVVYDGEECLGGGIIQTD; from the coding sequence ATGGCTCGGGTGTTCGTCGGTATGTCGGGCGGCGTTGATTCGTCGGTAGCGGCAGCGCTATTGGTTGAGCAAGGCCACGACGTCACTGGTGTCTATATGAAAAATTGGTCGGAAGATTTGCCGGGTATGCATTGTCCGTGGGCGGAAGATGTGGCTGACGCCAAGCGCGTGGCGGTGGGGCTGGGAATTGATTTTCAGGTGTTTGACTTTCAAAAAGAGTATAAGCAAAATGTTGTTAACTATATGATCCGCGAATACCAAGCGGGTCGGACGCCAAATCCTGATGTGATGTGCAATCAAGAGGTGAAGTTTAAATTATTTTTGGAAGCGTCGTTGGCAGCGGGTGCGGAGTGTATTGCGACGGGGCATTATGCACGAGTTAAACATGCAGTAGGTGGTGCAGCATTGGGTAATTCTGGCGCGGTTGCCTCACGCCATGGTGTTCACGCCGATTCGTCACTGTCGCCTGCGGAACTCACTGCGTTCAGACAGTCCTCGGCGATTCAGGACGAATCAACGTTCACGCCTGGGTTCGTCAAAGCGCCATCATTACCCAACGCTGCTCGCTTGCTTCGGGCGCACGATGACAATAAAGACCAAACCTATTTCCTCTACCGTGTGACGTCCGGGGCGTTAGCCAAAACCATGTTCCCGCTGGGTGATTTTACCAAGGCTGAGGTGCGCGAGATGGCCAAAGAGCGCGGGTTGTGGACCGCCAGTAAAAAGGAGTCGATGGGCATTTGCTTTGTTGGGCAAGTGGGGATTCGCGAGTTTTTGTCAGAATATGTTGAGACTAGCCCGGGCGATGTCATTGATCAGCCAACGGGCGCGGTTGTTGGCCGGCATGACGGGGCGATATTTTATACCCTGGGGCAGCGGCATGGCCTGAATGTTGGTGGCGGCTTGCCGTATTATGTTGTCGGTAAAGATATGGCCAAGAATGAAGTTTACGTGTCGCGCTCAATTGATGATGGTAATTTGTGGCGGAAAGAATTGACATTGACCGACGTTCACTGGATTAACCAGTCGCCAAAAGGCGATGCCTGTCAAGTTCGGGTGAGACATCGGGCGCCGCTCATTAATGCGGAGATTACGCGTGTAAACGATAATGCTGGTGAGAAAGTGACGGTTATCTTGTCCGAGCCGCAGCGCGCCGTCACCCCAGGTCAGTCAGCTGTGGTATATGACGGCGAGGAATGTTTGGGCGGCGGGATAATTCAAACAGATTGA
- a CDS encoding YdcF family protein, which translates to MIHRLIGLVLIAAVVIVGLSHYLSPDDLKDCPRPGSGQCQKAGAIIVISGGDTEARTAEAVKLYQAGWAPTIILSGAAADKSGPSNAAAMRKQAEAAGVPATALVMDERSETTKQNAQEVAGIIAQRGIKRVILVTSGYHMRRALAEFSAQLPNVELRARPTTHDKHWSAWWWLTPWGWWLAVGELLRIGLFALGVSR; encoded by the coding sequence ATGATTCATCGGTTAATAGGCTTGGTGTTAATTGCAGCTGTAGTCATCGTCGGCCTGAGCCATTATCTATCACCGGATGACTTGAAAGATTGTCCGCGTCCGGGTTCGGGGCAATGTCAAAAGGCAGGCGCGATCATTGTTATCAGCGGCGGCGACACCGAAGCGCGCACAGCTGAGGCAGTTAAATTATATCAAGCTGGCTGGGCGCCAACGATCATTTTGTCTGGTGCTGCAGCTGATAAATCCGGTCCGTCTAACGCCGCCGCCATGAGAAAACAAGCCGAAGCGGCGGGTGTACCGGCTACGGCCTTGGTGATGGACGAACGTTCAGAAACCACCAAGCAGAATGCCCAGGAAGTGGCGGGTATCATAGCGCAGCGTGGTATCAAACGCGTCATTCTGGTTACCAGCGGCTATCACATGCGGCGAGCGCTGGCTGAGTTTTCAGCGCAACTGCCGAATGTTGAGCTGCGGGCACGCCCAACAACGCACGACAAGCATTGGAGTGCATGGTGGTGGTTGACGCCGTGGGGGTGGTGGCTGGCAGTCGGCGAATTGCTGCGGATCGGTTTGTTTGCGCTGGGAGTGTCGCGCTGA
- a CDS encoding BspA family leucine-rich repeat surface protein, whose protein sequence is MKYLQRRRRLLPTLTAGVMMLGVGGLTLLAMTQPAKADAINNTDFVMTIDTTKPGVSNTDQFTIPVTGGGYNYTVDCNNDGIPDAVGVTSSHTCTYSDEGRHTIRIGGTFPQIYVNNAGDRLKIMSVDQWGTGAWRSMDSAFRGAENMDVKATDVPNLTNVTSLQGMFDTAHSLKGEGANWQWNTSNVTTTANMFHGAGQFNQNIGSWNMGNVTSAGHMFAYAGAFNNGGSSSIASWNTAKLEYADSMFEWANSFNQPIGLWNMTKAHAMVRMLANARAFNQSLAGWQLTSLQDVTGNPYAGGTNMLDNTALSVQNYDATLIAWNNAVLKSPVTLGAASLKYCTAEAAHAALQKAVADSGHGWTINGDAKQCPTYTLTFDTGSGSPVPSQTVAYTAKAVRPADPTRAGYTFAGWYADPTYLMRWDFNVHTMPNSNFTLYAKWNAVPTAPGNPGAPNQPGQPSQPGQPGASQGRAGSQLADTGTSLLVAIGAGVAAIISGAVLLMRKKRS, encoded by the coding sequence ATGAAATATTTACAACGACGCAGGCGCTTGCTGCCGACGCTAACAGCAGGGGTTATGATGCTTGGTGTTGGTGGCCTGACGCTACTTGCGATGACGCAGCCAGCGAAAGCTGATGCGATTAACAACACGGATTTTGTTATGACGATCGACACCACGAAACCGGGCGTATCAAACACCGATCAATTTACTATACCGGTGACAGGCGGGGGATATAATTATACGGTTGACTGTAACAATGACGGTATTCCTGACGCTGTGGGCGTGACCAGTAGTCACACCTGCACATACAGCGACGAGGGTCGTCACACAATTCGTATCGGCGGTACATTCCCGCAGATTTATGTGAATAATGCCGGTGATCGTTTGAAAATCATGTCAGTTGACCAGTGGGGAACGGGTGCGTGGCGCAGCATGGACTCGGCGTTTCGGGGCGCTGAGAATATGGATGTCAAGGCGACTGACGTGCCGAACCTCACGAACGTAACGAGCCTGCAAGGTATGTTCGACACGGCTCACTCGCTCAAGGGTGAGGGTGCCAACTGGCAATGGAATACATCAAATGTGACGACAACTGCTAATATGTTCCATGGCGCCGGACAGTTTAACCAAAACATCGGTTCGTGGAACATGGGAAATGTGACGAGCGCTGGCCATATGTTTGCGTATGCAGGGGCGTTCAATAACGGCGGCAGTTCGTCAATTGCCAGCTGGAATACTGCAAAACTTGAATACGCTGATAGTATGTTCGAGTGGGCAAATTCGTTCAATCAGCCGATCGGGCTGTGGAATATGACGAAAGCACATGCTATGGTGCGGATGTTGGCTAATGCGCGGGCATTCAACCAGTCGCTGGCTGGCTGGCAACTGACCTCGCTACAAGATGTTACGGGGAATCCGTATGCTGGCGGGACGAATATGCTTGATAATACGGCGCTATCGGTGCAAAATTACGACGCGACGCTGATTGCCTGGAATAATGCAGTACTCAAGTCACCAGTGACGCTGGGTGCGGCCAGCCTGAAATATTGTACGGCGGAGGCGGCGCATGCAGCGCTGCAAAAGGCAGTGGCCGACAGTGGTCACGGCTGGACGATCAATGGCGATGCCAAGCAGTGCCCGACCTACACGCTGACGTTTGATACCGGCTCAGGCTCACCGGTACCATCTCAAACGGTCGCCTACACTGCCAAGGCGGTGCGGCCGGCTGATCCGACGCGGGCTGGCTATACCTTTGCTGGATGGTACGCTGATCCAACTTATCTGATGCGGTGGGACTTTAACGTCCATACGATGCCAAATTCTAACTTCACGCTATACGCTAAGTGGAACGCTGTGCCAACAGCGCCGGGTAATCCAGGTGCTCCTAACCAGCCGGGTCAGCCGAGTCAACCAGGGCAGCCGGGCGCTTCGCAAGGCCGAGCAGGCAGTCAACTAGCCGATACCGGTACGAGTTTGCTGGTAGCGATCGGGGCTGGTGTTGCTGCCATTATCAGCGGTGCAGTGCTGCTGATGCGGAAAAAACGTTCATAA
- the rpsP gene encoding 30S ribosomal protein S16 codes for MLAIRLQRLGRKGYPVYRLAVQEAQRHPSSGRVVAYVGSYNPHTKAANIQAELAQKYLDNGAQPTPRVVKLLKEAGVTLPKWVKAPAADKHKAIRNPEKLRKNQPKEEPAQSDADEPSAE; via the coding sequence ATGCTAGCAATTCGTTTGCAACGGTTGGGTCGCAAGGGTTATCCGGTGTACCGCCTGGCAGTACAAGAGGCGCAGCGCCATCCATCAAGCGGTCGTGTGGTCGCGTATGTCGGCAGCTACAATCCACACACTAAAGCAGCAAATATTCAGGCTGAATTAGCACAGAAATATTTGGACAATGGTGCCCAGCCAACACCGCGTGTTGTTAAGTTATTGAAAGAAGCTGGCGTCACCTTGCCAAAGTGGGTTAAAGCGCCAGCTGCTGATAAGCACAAAGCCATCCGCAATCCAGAGAAGCTTCGTAAGAATCAGCCAAAAGAAGAGCCGGCTCAGTCGGACGCTGACGAGCCAAGTGCCGAATAA